From the Oryzias melastigma strain HK-1 unplaced genomic scaffold, ASM292280v2 sc00367, whole genome shotgun sequence genome, one window contains:
- the LOC112141422 gene encoding Fc receptor-like protein 1, whose amino-acid sequence MEGTSVQMLLALSSLLCCTTNQIGVTVSPSRSQFFEGKSVTLNCEDDSSAGWTLRRNISGETRTQCEEWGESSGSSCTIRYVYPADSGVYWCESRGGGASSMVVNISVSGGSVILQSPVLPVMEGHDLTLSCQSKTPPSNPSAAFYKDGSLIRTEPTGHMTLQHVSRSDEGLYKCHIRDHGESPSSWISVSERPSTTEAPSTTEAPPPASAPPPLVLRVCLHLVVISPFIISTLLLVSLCPQRASGSDPSVSMVMTQHSHAEQGLADDYDDIITCGTTEHQF is encoded by the exons ATGGAGGGAACATCTGTCCAGATGCTGCTGG ctctgagctcCCTGCTGTGCTGCACAACAAACCAAA ttggtgtgactgtgagtcCCAGCAGATCTCAGTTCTTCGAAGGAAAGTCAGTAACTCTGAACTGTGAGGACGACAGCTCTGCAGGATGGACTCTGAGGAGGAACATCTCAGGAGAAACCAGGACTCAGTGTGAGGAGTGGGGGGAATCTTCTGGCTCCTCCTGCACCATCAGATATGTGTACCCAGCAGACAGTGGCGTGTACTGGTGTGAgtccagagggggaggagccagcagCATGGTGGTTAACATCAGTGTCTCTG GTGGATCAGTGATCCTGCAGAGTCCTGTCCTCCCTGTGATGGAGGGTCATGACCTCACTctgagctgtcaatcaaagaccCCTCCCTCCAACCCCTCAGCTGCTTTCTATAAAGATGGCTCCCTCATCAGGACTGAGCctacaggtcacatgaccctccAGCATGTTTCCAGGTCTGATGAAGGTCTCTACAAGTGTCACATCAGGGATCATGGAGAGTCTCCATCCAGCTGGATCTCTGTCTCAG AGAGACCGAGTACCACAGAAGCCCCGTCCACcacagaagccccgccccctgcctcagctcctcctcctcttgtgTTGAGAGTGTGTCTCCACCTGGTGGTGATCAGTCCGTTCATCATCTCCACTCTCCTTCTGGTGTCTTTATGTCCACAAAGAGCCTCAG gaaGTGACCCGTCTGTCTCCATGGTGATGACCCAGCACTCACATGCTGAGCAGGGATTGGCTGATGactatgatgacatcatcacatgTGGAACCACAGAGCATCAATTCtga